The window CAGACCGGGACCTCTCCCGGTGATAATGTTGTTGTCGACGCTCACCTTGTCGCCGGTGACCTCCGCTCCTCTCAGTTCTGTTTCAAAACCGGGGTAGCAGGTGACTTTTTTCCCCTCCAGCAGGCCCAAACCGCCTAAAACCATCGGTGCGGCACAAATTGCGGCTACAACCTTGCCCTTTTCGGCATGCTCTTTTATTGCCGCTTTCAGCTCTTTCTGCTCATTGAGGTTCTTTGCGCCGGGCATACCGCCTGGAAGTACCAGCAGATCCATGCCGGCAAGATCCACTTCGGAGAAGGTCGCATCG of the Petrimonas mucosa genome contains:
- a CDS encoding DJ-1 family glyoxalase III, yielding MKKVALFLANGFEEIEALGTVDILRRAGIPVQTVSITDEKSVAGAHGITVQADATFSEVDLAGMDLLVLPGGMPGAKNLNEQKELKAAIKEHAEKGKVVAAICAAPMVLGGLGLLEGKKVTCYPGFETELRGAEVTGDKVSVDNNIITGRGPGLVFDFALELVETIAGAGTRKEVQEGLLL